The Odocoileus virginianus isolate 20LAN1187 ecotype Illinois chromosome 13, Ovbor_1.2, whole genome shotgun sequence genome includes the window ATCAATACAGAAAAGTCAtgatctttctgactcatttttgCAGATTGCCTTTTTAGAATTCATGGTGTGGGAAGGGTTCTTGAAGTCGTATCTGTTGTCTTAATACATGAAATCTTTTTCATGAATAGATCAGAGCTGGATCCAGAGTTGCATACAGACCAATTTCTGCATCAGTGTTATCTCGACCAGAGACTAGGACTGGAGAGGTAAAATTAACTAATGCTACCAAAGAAGTCTTAGGGTCTTTATCAAAGTGAAGGGGGAAAACCTCATTAATGAATGGTTTTAGGTAGTCCTTTCCACCCTTTCATCCAAAAAATTTGCAGAGGATGAGCCAATGAAAGAAACTTTATCCAAAACTTATTCACCTGAATTTTGGCCaggaaatataattaatatatatacttaaatgtaTAGTTTTGAGTTGCTGGTGTACGATTTTGATAGCAACAGTTCCTGAACAGCCTACTCTATTAAAAAGCACATGCACATACaatgtttcttaattttcaaaGACCTTATGTGGTATTGATACTGTTGTTCCTTTTCTGCAAGACTGGAATTATTCTAAGCCCTAGAGTTTTCCATTGTGCCACATCATCTTCTATTCAAACTCAGCTACCAACTATAGAGAAGTGGTTATCATTTTGACAGTACCATGATTAAAATAGCTAACTGTGATTACTAATTTTACCTTTACCTTTATTTCCTGCTGTCTAGGGCTCTACAGTATTTAATGGAACCCAGAATGGTGTGTCTCAGTTAATCCAAAGGGAGTTTCAGACCAGTGCGGTCAACAGAGACATTGATACTGCAGCCAAATTTATCGGTGCAGGTGCTGCCACAGTAGGAGTGGCTGGTTCTGGTGCTGGTATTGGAACAGTTTTTGGCAGTCTCATCATTGGTTATGCCAGGTAATTTCTATTGCCAAATAAATAGTTTGAAAACATGTTTGAAATAGTTGGAAACTTAGAAAACTagtgaaataataatagctactttCTATTAACTGCCTTTCTGTGTCTTGCATTACATTTTGAGTACTTTGCATGCATTATCACTGCTCCCAAAACCCCCTAGAAAGACTCCAGTTTACCTATTAAGGACTAGAGAAGCTCATTGTCTAAAGTTAAAGCAAGACAGCTCGTGCTTTAAAAGAATACCAGTTTCCATCTTATTATTTAAGACCTTTTACTTAAACTATCGAATCTTAAACATACTTTTACGGGGATAAGAAGGTCAGAATCCTTCATAATGGATGAAGACTGACCATTGACATAGGGAGATAATGCCTCCCTTTCCCCATCTGATTAGGAATGAGGGGAAAGGAATGTCAGGGAGAACCAAAAGAGATCTGGGCAGAATGCTGTGCCAGTACTTTTCAGCTTACAAAGAACCCAACACTAATAATCTGGTTCTTTAACATTTGTCAACCATGCtaaaatttgaataatatttcaaagtAACAATGGTATGTGTTGTCTCTTTTAGAAACCCTTCACTGAAGCAGCAGCTGTTCTCATATGCTATCCTGGGATTTGCCTTGTCTGAAGCTATGGGTCTCTTTTGTTTGATGGTTGCTTTCTTGATTTTGTTTGCCATGTAACAGAAATTACTGCTTCAAATGTTGGCATTCATATTAATTATGGATATAATTCTGTGTATCTTACTGTGACTCCGAAAACTATAGTGTTGGTGTCATGGAAATGTATGTTATTTCCAAAGTCATTTCATTAAAgatgaaaactttatttttgctgtgaTTTGTATTTAcctaaatttaaatttagatCATCACTGAGAAGAACATGTATTCAGGCAGAGGCTGTACCAGTCCCTGGTGATG containing:
- the ATP5MC3 gene encoding ATP synthase F(0) complex subunit C3, mitochondrial — encoded protein: MFACAKLACTPALIRAGSRVAYRPISASVLSRPETRTGEGSTVFNGTQNGVSQLIQREFQTSAVNRDIDTAAKFIGAGAATVGVAGSGAGIGTVFGSLIIGYARNPSLKQQLFSYAILGFALSEAMGLFCLMVAFLILFAM